In the Anastrepha obliqua isolate idAnaObli1 chromosome 1, idAnaObli1_1.0, whole genome shotgun sequence genome, one interval contains:
- the LOC129253323 gene encoding cardioactive peptide isoform X1 — protein sequence MLAWKVWSLVGLLCVHSALQIETDNNFLNHKLSGIIQWKYEKRPFCNAFTGCGKKRSSLPPYPLWKRAEMDEAKTYNNEEMSEGLSDLIDINAEPAVENVQKQIMSQAKIFEAIKEASKEIFRQKNKQKMRQREEVQDNTEGV from the exons atgttggccTGGAAGGTGTGGTCATTGGTTGGGTTACTGTGTGTGCATTCCGCATTACAAATCGAAACGgataataactttttaaat CACAAATTAAGTGGCATCATTCAGTGGAAGTATGAGAAGCGTCCATTCTGTAATGCCTTTACAG GTTGCGGTAAAAAGCGTTCATCCCTCCCACCTTACCCCTTATGGAAGCGCGCTGAAATGGACGAAGCAAAAACTTATAACAACGAAGAAATGTCTGAGGGGCTAAGTGATCTGATCGATATAAATGCTGAGCCAGCTGTggaaaatgtacaaaaacaaataatgtcGCAGGCTAAAATATTCGAAGCCATCAAAGAAGCGAGCAAGGAAATATTCCGACagaagaacaaacaaaaaatgaggCAGCGTGAAGAGGTCCAAGATAATACTGAAGGTGTCTAA
- the LOC129253323 gene encoding cardioactive peptide isoform X4, producing MYHKLSGIIQWKYEKRPFCNAFTGCGKKRSSLPPYPLWKRAEMDEAKTYNNEEMSEGLSDLIDINAEPAVENVQKQIMSQAKIFEAIKEASKEIFRQKNKQKMRQREEVQDNTEGV from the exons CACAAATTAAGTGGCATCATTCAGTGGAAGTATGAGAAGCGTCCATTCTGTAATGCCTTTACAG GTTGCGGTAAAAAGCGTTCATCCCTCCCACCTTACCCCTTATGGAAGCGCGCTGAAATGGACGAAGCAAAAACTTATAACAACGAAGAAATGTCTGAGGGGCTAAGTGATCTGATCGATATAAATGCTGAGCCAGCTGTggaaaatgtacaaaaacaaataatgtcGCAGGCTAAAATATTCGAAGCCATCAAAGAAGCGAGCAAGGAAATATTCCGACagaagaacaaacaaaaaatgaggCAGCGTGAAGAGGTCCAAGATAATACTGAAGGTGTCTAA